Proteins encoded by one window of Streptacidiphilus sp. PB12-B1b:
- a CDS encoding SDR family oxidoreductase translates to MGEFLQGKVIAVTGAGRGIGRAVALGCAAEGARVVVNDYGVSADGTDPSSEVAAAVVKEIEALGGAAVAVADDVSTMAGGARVVRTAVDTWGRLDAAVCVAGILRERMLFNMSEQEWDGVVDTHLKGTFTVFRAAAALMRAQGSGTLVGFTSGNHTGSVSQANYSAAKGGVISLVRSAALGLHKYGVTANGVAPVARTRMSAGVPMELTEIGEPEDVAALVVYLLSDRAAGITGQVYTVAGPKIAVWAQPRELRAMYAEGGAWTPERIAEALPGAIGSDPMPMLAQLDAMAKAAAAKQRPNA, encoded by the coding sequence GTGGGCGAGTTCCTGCAGGGCAAGGTGATCGCGGTGACCGGCGCGGGCCGGGGCATCGGCCGCGCGGTCGCCCTCGGCTGCGCCGCCGAGGGCGCCCGCGTGGTCGTCAACGACTACGGCGTCTCCGCCGACGGCACGGATCCGAGCAGCGAGGTCGCCGCCGCCGTGGTCAAGGAGATCGAGGCGCTCGGCGGGGCCGCCGTCGCCGTCGCCGACGACGTCTCCACCATGGCCGGCGGCGCGCGCGTCGTCCGCACCGCCGTCGACACCTGGGGACGCCTGGACGCGGCCGTCTGCGTCGCCGGGATCCTGCGCGAACGGATGCTGTTCAACATGTCCGAGCAGGAGTGGGACGGCGTGGTCGACACCCACCTCAAGGGCACCTTCACCGTCTTCCGCGCCGCCGCCGCACTGATGCGCGCCCAGGGCAGCGGCACCCTCGTCGGCTTCACCAGCGGCAACCACACCGGCAGCGTCAGCCAGGCCAACTACAGCGCGGCCAAGGGCGGCGTCATCTCGCTGGTCCGCAGCGCCGCCCTCGGCCTGCACAAGTACGGCGTCACCGCCAACGGCGTCGCGCCGGTCGCCCGCACCCGGATGTCCGCCGGGGTGCCCATGGAGCTGACCGAGATCGGCGAGCCCGAGGACGTCGCCGCCCTCGTCGTCTACCTGCTCTCGGACCGGGCCGCCGGGATCACCGGGCAGGTCTACACCGTCGCCGGGCCCAAGATCGCCGTCTGGGCCCAGCCGCGCGAGCTGCGCGCCATGTACGCCGAGGGCGGGGCCTGGACGCCCGAGCGCATCGCCGAGGCCCTGCCCGGCGCGATCGGCAGCGATCCCATGCCGATGCTCGCCCAGCTCGACGCGATGGCGAAGGCCGCCGCCGCGAAGCAGCGTCCGAACGCCTGA
- a CDS encoding acyl-CoA dehydrogenase family protein yields the protein MDFSFSTDDEAFRARARQWLAERLEAPGAPFADLRPTTGGEPPGHRRRLEWERELGAGGWIGLGWAEGTLTRQVVWAEEYARAQAPASLGVVGEHLLAPTLLRHGSPAQQQRFLPGIASGEEIWCQGYSEPGAGSDLASVRTTAAPDGDGWRVDGQKTWTSLSQWAHRCFVLARTEPGSHRHHGLSLLLLPMDQPGRVEVRPIRQLDGHCDFSEVFFDGARADHVVGRPGDGWRVAMTLLSFERGAGMLGRQIGFARELDTVLAEAARTGAADDPVVRERLTRQWAELHTMRCNALRTLGTAEPGSAAVAKLLWGGWHQRLGELAVRVLGPEGATVPGHLHSDVYAVTEAQQRMLFSRADTVYGGSDQIQRNLIAERVLGLPREPRPARPQRP from the coding sequence ATGGACTTCTCCTTCAGCACCGACGACGAGGCGTTCCGCGCGCGGGCCCGGCAGTGGCTGGCGGAGCGGCTCGAGGCCCCCGGCGCGCCCTTCGCCGACCTGCGCCCCACCACCGGCGGCGAGCCGCCCGGCCATCGGCGCCGGCTGGAGTGGGAGCGGGAGCTGGGCGCGGGCGGCTGGATCGGCCTCGGCTGGGCCGAGGGCACGCTCACCCGGCAGGTCGTCTGGGCCGAGGAGTACGCCCGGGCCCAGGCCCCGGCCTCGCTCGGCGTCGTCGGCGAGCACCTGCTCGCGCCCACCCTGCTGCGCCACGGCAGCCCAGCCCAGCAGCAGCGCTTCCTGCCCGGGATCGCCAGCGGCGAGGAGATCTGGTGCCAGGGCTACAGCGAGCCCGGCGCCGGCTCCGACCTGGCCTCGGTCCGCACCACCGCCGCGCCGGACGGCGACGGCTGGCGCGTCGACGGCCAGAAGACCTGGACCTCGCTCTCCCAGTGGGCCCACCGCTGCTTCGTGCTGGCCCGCACCGAGCCCGGCTCGCACCGGCACCACGGCCTGAGCCTGCTGCTGCTGCCCATGGACCAGCCGGGCCGGGTCGAGGTGCGCCCGATCCGGCAGTTGGACGGCCACTGCGACTTCAGCGAGGTCTTCTTCGACGGTGCCCGCGCCGACCACGTGGTCGGCCGCCCCGGCGACGGCTGGCGGGTGGCGATGACCCTGCTCTCCTTCGAGCGCGGCGCGGGCATGCTCGGCCGCCAGATCGGCTTCGCCCGCGAGCTCGACACCGTGCTCGCCGAGGCGGCCCGCACCGGCGCGGCCGACGACCCGGTCGTCCGCGAGCGGCTCACCCGGCAGTGGGCCGAGCTGCACACCATGCGCTGCAACGCGCTGCGGACCCTGGGCACGGCCGAGCCGGGCTCGGCGGCCGTGGCCAAGCTGCTCTGGGGCGGCTGGCACCAGCGCCTGGGCGAGCTGGCCGTCCGCGTCCTCGGGCCGGAGGGCGCCACCGTGCCCGGCCACCTGCACTCCGATGTCTATGCGGTGACGGAGGCTCAGCAGCGGATGCTGTTCTCCCGCGCGGACACCGTCTACGGCGGCAGCGACCAGATCCAGCGCAACCTGATCGCCGAGCGCGTCCTCGGCCTGCCCCGCGAACCGCGCCCGGCCCGGCCGCAGCGCCCCTGA
- a CDS encoding cyclase family protein, with protein MPAPADFEAFREIAEQVNNWGRWGDDDEIGTLNLITPEGVREAAATVRSGRRLSLALPLQQQGVQSGLIPGRTNPLHTMTALNWEMFGPGAVATSDDTVTMGLQAATHWDGLGHVSHGNRIYNNRPADAALTAHEGALRSGIEKPGPVLGRGVLLDVARARGVGRLPPGHVVTPDDLDAAQELARTRVRAGDIVLVRTGQIQLYLGGDREAYAFPSPGLSLHTPAWFHARDVAAVADDTLTFEVFPPEIDGLFLPVHALDLVEMGMMQGQNWNLEALAADCAEDGRYAFLLSAPPEPFTGGVGAPVVPVAVK; from the coding sequence GTGCCGGCACCCGCAGACTTCGAGGCATTCCGGGAGATCGCCGAGCAGGTCAACAACTGGGGCCGCTGGGGCGACGACGACGAGATCGGCACGCTCAACCTGATCACCCCGGAAGGCGTCCGGGAGGCGGCGGCCACCGTCCGCAGCGGCCGCCGCCTCTCGCTGGCGCTGCCCTTGCAGCAGCAGGGCGTGCAGAGCGGCCTGATCCCCGGCCGGACCAACCCGCTGCACACCATGACCGCGCTGAACTGGGAGATGTTCGGCCCGGGCGCTGTCGCCACCAGCGACGACACGGTGACCATGGGGCTCCAGGCGGCCACCCACTGGGATGGCCTCGGCCACGTCAGCCACGGCAACCGGATCTACAACAACCGCCCGGCCGACGCCGCCCTCACCGCGCACGAGGGCGCCCTGCGCAGCGGCATCGAGAAGCCCGGGCCGGTGCTCGGGCGCGGCGTGCTGCTGGACGTCGCCCGGGCGCGCGGCGTCGGACGACTGCCGCCCGGCCACGTGGTCACCCCGGACGACCTGGACGCCGCGCAGGAGCTGGCGCGGACCCGGGTGCGGGCCGGGGACATCGTGCTGGTGCGCACCGGCCAGATCCAGCTCTACCTCGGCGGCGACCGGGAGGCGTACGCCTTCCCCTCCCCCGGGCTGTCGCTGCACACCCCGGCCTGGTTCCACGCCCGGGACGTGGCCGCCGTCGCCGACGACACGCTCACCTTCGAGGTCTTCCCGCCCGAGATCGACGGCCTGTTCCTGCCGGTGCACGCGCTGGACCTGGTGGAGATGGGCATGATGCAGGGCCAGAACTGGAACCTGGAGGCGCTGGCGGCGGACTGCGCCGAGGACGGGCGCTACGCCTTCCTGCTCTCCGCGCCGCCGGAGCCGTTCACCGGGGGCGTGGGGGCACCGGTCGTCCCGGTGGCGGTCAAGTAG
- a CDS encoding acyl-CoA dehydrogenase family protein — MELSDTPAEAAFRRGLRAWLGKTLPELPPPPDPADWPARRAYDTGWQRRLYDAGYAGVHWPAEAGGRGAGPVEHLIFLEETERAGAPYVGANFVGLLHAGPTLAAEGTPEQRRRHLPPILRGEEVWCQGFSEPGAGSDLAALRTRAVRDGDAYVVSGSKIWTSHAEAADWCELLVRTDPDAPRHRGISWLVLPMDAPGVTVRPLRTLAGTTEFAELFLDEVRVPVGNRVGAENDGWRVTMVTLSFERGTAFAGEVVAGRRALARLARLADAEGAWQDAGLRRRIGALAGEFTALWRLVQWNVSQAAAAGPGSVPGAGASVFKLRFSEARQQLYDLAAEVLGPAALLLPDAGAGAGADGDWVPQRLQGLAYTIAAGTSQIQRTIVAQRVLGLPKPRTTVGGG; from the coding sequence GTGGAGCTGAGCGACACGCCCGCCGAGGCGGCGTTCCGGCGCGGGCTGCGCGCGTGGCTCGGCAAGACCCTGCCGGAGCTGCCGCCGCCGCCCGACCCGGCCGACTGGCCCGCCCGCCGCGCCTACGACACCGGCTGGCAGCGCAGGCTGTACGACGCCGGATACGCCGGGGTGCACTGGCCCGCCGAGGCGGGCGGCCGGGGGGCGGGCCCGGTCGAGCACCTGATCTTCCTGGAGGAGACCGAGCGCGCCGGAGCCCCCTACGTCGGCGCCAACTTCGTCGGCCTGCTGCACGCCGGGCCGACCCTCGCCGCCGAGGGCACCCCCGAGCAGCGCCGCCGCCACCTGCCGCCGATCCTGCGCGGCGAGGAGGTCTGGTGCCAGGGCTTCAGCGAGCCCGGCGCCGGCTCCGACCTGGCCGCGCTGCGCACCCGGGCGGTCCGCGACGGCGACGCCTACGTGGTCAGCGGCAGCAAGATCTGGACCTCCCACGCCGAGGCCGCCGACTGGTGCGAGCTGCTGGTCCGCACCGACCCGGACGCCCCCCGGCACCGGGGCATCAGCTGGCTGGTGCTGCCCATGGACGCGCCCGGGGTGACCGTCCGCCCGCTGCGCACCCTGGCCGGGACGACCGAGTTCGCCGAACTCTTCCTGGACGAGGTGCGCGTCCCGGTCGGCAACCGCGTCGGCGCCGAGAACGACGGCTGGCGGGTGACCATGGTGACGCTGTCGTTCGAGCGCGGCACGGCGTTCGCGGGCGAGGTGGTGGCCGGCCGCCGGGCGCTGGCCCGGCTGGCGCGGCTGGCCGATGCCGAGGGCGCCTGGCAGGACGCCGGGCTGCGCCGCCGGATCGGCGCGCTGGCGGGGGAGTTCACCGCGCTGTGGCGGCTGGTGCAGTGGAACGTCTCGCAGGCGGCGGCGGCCGGGCCGGGCAGCGTGCCCGGAGCCGGGGCCTCGGTGTTCAAACTGCGCTTCTCCGAGGCCCGGCAGCAGCTGTACGACCTCGCGGCGGAGGTGCTCGGCCCGGCCGCGCTGCTCCTGCCCGATGCCGGGGCCGGAGCCGGTGCCGACGGCGATTGGGTTCCGCAGCGGCTCCAGGGCCTGGCGTACACCATCGCCGCAGGCACCTCGCAGATCCAGCGGACCATCGTGGCGCAGCGGGTGCTCGGCCTGCCGAAGCCTCGGACGACGGTCGGGGGCGGCTGA
- a CDS encoding ATP-binding protein — MQVLQVQIAVQADPAEVGRARRWTRLRLQGCGVDLDAPLAETLVLVVSELVTNAVVHTGSPAVLRLVFPVGADADRRPVRVEVADASDQPPQRRSTASEATSGRGLEMVDCLTDRWGWYPDGAGKRVWCEIEPGQAGAPAGAPGDAAALDLHRLLVG; from the coding sequence GTGCAGGTGCTTCAGGTGCAGATTGCCGTACAGGCCGATCCGGCCGAGGTCGGGCGGGCCCGCAGATGGACGCGGTTGCGCCTGCAGGGGTGCGGGGTGGACCTCGATGCGCCGCTCGCCGAGACCCTGGTGCTGGTGGTCTCCGAACTGGTGACCAACGCGGTGGTGCACACCGGCTCACCGGCCGTGCTGCGGCTGGTCTTCCCGGTCGGCGCGGACGCCGACCGGCGCCCGGTGCGGGTCGAGGTCGCCGACGCCAGCGACCAGCCGCCGCAGCGCCGGAGCACGGCCAGCGAGGCGACCAGCGGGCGCGGCCTGGAGATGGTGGACTGCCTGACCGACCGCTGGGGCTGGTACCCGGACGGCGCGGGCAAGCGCGTGTGGTGCGAGATCGAGCCCGGCCAGGCCGGTGCCCCCGCCGGTGCCCCCGGTGACGCCGCCGCGCTTGACCTGCACCGGCTGCTAGTGGGCTGA